The window GCGCGCCGCTGGTGAGGGGACTGCCTGCTCATCAGTTGTTATGGTGGCCGCCGACCTCCGGCAGGTCGATCAGACGGCCGCCCGATTCTTGCCGGGGTTCCGTCAGTCCGCGGGTCTGCCAAACAGCCTCCCGGGCCTCCAGGGGGTGCCCAGCAGGGGCAGCAGCCAGCGGTCCAGGCCGTAGGAGCCGGCCACCTTCCACGCCAGGATCAGCAGGACGGCGGCGGTGAACAGCAGCGGGTTGGTGCTGGCCGTGCCCGCCATCATGAAGTTCCAGTTCATGAAGCCGCCCACGAAGGCGGCGATCCCCACGAACGCGCCCAGGACCAGGGCCACCCCCACCAGCAGCTCGCCGTAGGCCACCAGCTTGGCGAACCAGGTGTAGGCCTGGATGTCCAGCAGCCACTGGAGGAAGGCGCGGTACCAGGGGAAGGCCACCGGCGGGCGGGCCGGGGGCGGGGGCACCTGGATGGCGCGCTCCCAGAAGGCCTTCAGGGCCGCCCCGGTGCCGGTCCAGGCCTCGACGCCGATCTTGTGGCGGGCGGCGTCGATCCACTGCCAGCCCAGCCACACCCGGACCAGCGCCCACAGCCAGGCGTACCGGGTGGTGTTGAACATCACCTGCACGAACGGGGGATCCTCCACGATCCGTCGCTCCGGCACCTCGCGGGCTGCCATCGTCCTCACCCCCTGCGGGCGGAATACCCGCGCTTTTGGAATTTCGGCCCCGGGGGGGCCCCGCGCCTGCCGGCGGGC is drawn from Armatimonadota bacterium and contains these coding sequences:
- a CDS encoding DoxX family protein, whose protein sequence is MAAREVPERRIVEDPPFVQVMFNTTRYAWLWALVRVWLGWQWIDAARHKIGVEAWTGTGAALKAFWERAIQVPPPPARPPVAFPWYRAFLQWLLDIQAYTWFAKLVAYGELLVGVALVLGAFVGIAAFVGGFMNWNFMMAGTASTNPLLFTAAVLLILAWKVAGSYGLDRWLLPLLGTPWRPGRLFGRPAD